A part of Puntigrus tetrazona isolate hp1 chromosome 21, ASM1883169v1, whole genome shotgun sequence genomic DNA contains:
- the amacr gene encoding alpha-methylacyl-CoA racemase encodes MALAGVRVIELAGLAPAPFCGMILADFGARVIRVDRTKVEMTVDTQARGKQSVALNLKNPKGVAVLKRLCVQSDVVLEPYRKGVMEKMGLGPEDLLKENPRLIYARLTGYGQSGSYAKAAGHDINYLAMSGLLSMLGRRSEKPYAPLNLVADFAGGGLMCAFGIVLALLERSRSGQGQIIDASMVEGAAYVGSFMWKSRNLGLWNRPRGENLLDSGAPFYDTYRTSDGKYMAVGAIEPQFYQQLIQGLGLDDADLPAQMSVSDWPQLRQTFTLVFASKTQEEWSQIFDGTDACVTPVLSLDEVLSHPHNRARGSFFKDSQGEISPRPAPVLSRSPAEPCHSRDPFIGEHTRSVLEEYGFEQAHIDQLLSAGIVECNKAKARL; translated from the exons ATGGCTCTGGCAGGAGTGCGTGTAATAGAGCTTGCAGGATTGGCCCCTGCGCCCTTCTGTGGGATGATACTAGCGGACTTCGGTGCAAGAGTGATCCGGGTAGATCGGACAAAGGTGGAAATGACTGTAGATACTCAAGCCAGAGGCAAACAATCAGTGGCCTTGAATTTGAAGAATCCCAAAGGTGTTGCTGTTTTGAAAAGACTGTGTGTTCAGTCAGATGTGGTTCTGGAGCCCTATCGTAAAG GTGTTATGGAAAAGATGGGATTAGGTCCTGAAGATTTACTAAAAGAGAACCCACGCCTGATTTACGCACGACTCACCGGCTACGGTCAGAGCGGGTCCTACGCCAAGGCTGCTGGGCATGATATCAACTACCTGGCCATGTCAG GGTTGCTGTCCATGCTTGGCCGACGCTCAGAGAAGCCCTATGCTCCATTGAATTTGGTGGCAGACTTTGCTGGAGGAGGTCTCATGTGTGCTTTTGGGATTGTGTTGGCTCTCCTGGAAAGAAGCAGGTCAGGACAAGGCCAGATCATTGATGCCAGCATG gtTGAAGGTGCAGCATATGTCGGCTCCTTCATGTGGAAATCCCGTAACCTTGGCCTGTGGAATCGTCCACGTGGAGAAAACTTGCTGGATAGTGGCGCTCCGTTCTATGACACGTACCGTACATCTGATGGAAAGTACATGGCAGTGGGGGCAATTGAGCCTCAGTTCTATCAACAGCTTATTCAAG GTTTGGGCTTGGATGATGCTGACCTGCCTGCACAAATGAGTGTATCGGATTGGCCACAGCTCAGGCAAACATTCACCCTGGTGTTTGCCAGCAAGACGCAGGAGGAGTGGAGTCAGATCTTCGATGGGACAGATGCCTGTGTCACCCCTGTGCTGTCACTGGATGAGGTACTCTCTCACCCCCACAACCGGGCGCGGGGGTCATTCTTTAAGGACTCTCAGGGGGAAATAAGCCCTCGTCCTGCACCCGTCCTGTCCCGATCCCCTGCGGAGCCCTGTCACTCCCGGGACCCCTTCATCGGAGAGCACACTCGCTCCGTGCTGGAGGAGTACGGGTTTGAGCAAGCACATATAGACCAGCTCCTATCTGCCGGTATTGTGGAGTGTAACAAAGCTAAAGCTCGTCTATAA